In Duganella zoogloeoides, a single genomic region encodes these proteins:
- a CDS encoding alpha/beta fold hydrolase: MKRSLIAAALFATTAFANAADVPAAAADTTIVLVHGAFADGSSWDKVIPLLHAKGYKVVAVQNPLSSLADDVAATKRVVDAQTGKVVLVGHSWGGTVITEAGTSDKIKALVYVAAFAPSEGEASGNLGKDYAVPPGVPTLQQDATGYLWLPADSVAKNFAQDVPAATARTIAATQGPIAAKAFADTTTVAAWKNKANYYIVADQDRMIAPELQQAFAKKINAVTTTLPTSHVPMVSQPAKVADVIIAAARR, from the coding sequence ATGAAACGCTCGCTGATCGCCGCCGCCCTGTTTGCCACCACCGCCTTCGCCAACGCTGCCGATGTACCCGCCGCCGCTGCCGACACTACCATCGTGCTGGTGCATGGCGCCTTTGCCGATGGCTCCAGCTGGGACAAGGTGATTCCCCTGCTGCACGCCAAGGGTTACAAGGTGGTGGCCGTGCAAAATCCGCTCAGCTCGCTGGCTGACGATGTCGCTGCCACCAAGCGCGTGGTCGATGCGCAAACCGGCAAGGTGGTATTGGTCGGCCACTCGTGGGGCGGCACCGTGATCACGGAAGCGGGTACCAGCGACAAGATCAAGGCGCTGGTCTATGTGGCGGCATTTGCGCCATCGGAAGGGGAGGCCAGCGGCAACCTGGGCAAGGACTACGCCGTGCCGCCTGGCGTGCCAACCCTGCAACAGGACGCCACCGGCTACCTGTGGCTGCCGGCCGACTCGGTGGCGAAAAACTTTGCCCAGGACGTGCCGGCCGCCACCGCCCGCACGATCGCCGCCACCCAGGGCCCGATTGCCGCCAAGGCCTTTGCCGACACTACCACCGTGGCAGCCTGGAAGAACAAGGCCAACTACTACATCGTGGCCGACCAGGACCGCATGATCGCGCCGGAATTGCAGCAGGCGTTCGCCAAAAAAATCAACGCAGTCACCACCACGCTGCCGACCAGCCACGTGCCGATGGTGTCGCAACCGGCCAAGGTGGCGGACGTGATCATTGCGGCTGCGCGGCGGTAA
- a CDS encoding GMC family oxidoreductase: protein MNNIQLNQHDFAAAVRANQAALRGALAASYDFIVCGAGSSGSVVAARLAENPEVRVLLLEAGGDDEVASVIEPAQWPLNLNTERDWGFVAQPNRHLNGRAIPMNMGKVLGGGSSINVMLWARGHRADWDYFAAEAGDAAWNYASVLKIYQRIEDWHGPADPERRGTGGPVYVAPAHQPKPAATVMLDAARSLGVPTFDSPNGAMMEGHGGAAINDLRIRDGKRLSVFRSYTYPRMAQPNLTVLTGALVSRLTFENNRVTGVEVLLDGEPRLFGAAREVVLSLGAVNTPKLLMQSGIGPEQELRRHGIPVRQHLAGVGQNHQDHVSFGCIWEYKAPQEVGNGGSEATLYWKSDAALDAPDMLHCQVEFPVPSAENAGPHVPQHGWTMFAGLAHPKSRGQVLLSGRQPTDTAVIHANTLGDPDDVKAALRSVEMCRELGNAAAFRPLVERESMPGQLAPQDMENWLRNSAVTYWHQSCTAKMGRDELSVVNADLQVYGIARLRIADASIMPRITTGNTMAPCVVIGERAADLIKADYGI from the coding sequence ATGAACAACATTCAACTCAATCAACACGATTTCGCGGCTGCCGTCCGCGCCAACCAGGCTGCGCTGCGTGGCGCCCTCGCAGCCAGTTATGACTTCATCGTTTGCGGCGCCGGTTCCTCGGGCTCGGTGGTGGCCGCGCGCCTGGCCGAAAATCCCGAAGTACGCGTGCTGCTGCTGGAGGCCGGCGGCGACGACGAAGTGGCCAGCGTGATTGAACCGGCGCAATGGCCGCTCAATCTGAACACCGAGCGCGACTGGGGTTTTGTCGCGCAACCGAACCGCCACCTGAACGGCCGCGCGATTCCGATGAACATGGGCAAGGTGCTGGGCGGCGGGTCCAGCATCAACGTCATGCTGTGGGCGCGCGGCCACCGCGCTGACTGGGATTATTTTGCTGCCGAAGCGGGAGACGCTGCGTGGAACTACGCGTCCGTGCTCAAGATTTACCAGCGCATCGAAGACTGGCACGGCCCGGCCGATCCCGAGCGCCGGGGCACTGGCGGCCCGGTGTACGTGGCCCCGGCGCACCAGCCCAAGCCGGCCGCCACCGTGATGCTCGACGCCGCGCGTTCGCTGGGCGTGCCCACCTTCGACAGCCCCAATGGCGCCATGATGGAAGGCCATGGCGGCGCAGCCATCAACGACCTGCGCATCCGCGATGGCAAGCGGCTGTCGGTGTTCCGCTCCTACACCTATCCGCGCATGGCGCAGCCCAACCTCACCGTGCTGACCGGCGCGCTGGTGTCGCGGCTCACGTTCGAGAACAACCGGGTGACCGGGGTGGAAGTGCTGCTCGATGGCGAACCGCGCTTGTTCGGCGCCGCGCGCGAGGTGGTGCTGTCGCTGGGCGCGGTCAACACGCCCAAGCTGCTGATGCAGTCCGGGATCGGGCCCGAGCAGGAACTGCGGCGCCATGGTATTCCGGTGCGCCAGCACCTGGCGGGGGTAGGGCAGAACCACCAGGACCACGTGTCGTTCGGCTGCATCTGGGAATACAAGGCGCCGCAGGAAGTGGGCAACGGCGGGTCGGAAGCCACGCTGTACTGGAAAAGCGATGCCGCGCTCGATGCGCCCGACATGCTGCACTGCCAGGTCGAATTCCCGGTGCCCAGCGCGGAAAACGCCGGCCCGCACGTGCCGCAGCACGGCTGGACCATGTTTGCCGGCCTGGCCCATCCGAAAAGCCGGGGGCAGGTGCTGCTGTCCGGTCGGCAGCCGACCGACACCGCCGTCATCCACGCCAACACGCTGGGTGACCCCGATGATGTGAAGGCAGCGCTGCGTTCGGTGGAAATGTGCCGCGAACTGGGCAATGCCGCCGCGTTCCGGCCGCTGGTCGAGCGCGAATCCATGCCCGGCCAACTGGCGCCGCAAGACATGGAAAACTGGCTGCGCAACAGCGCCGTCACCTACTGGCACCAGTCGTGCACCGCCAAGATGGGGCGCGACGAACTGTCGGTGGTGAACGCCGACCTGCAGGTGTATGGGATTGCCCGCCTGCGCATTGCCGACGCCTCGATCATGCCGCGCATTACAACCGGTAACACCATGGCGCCCTGCGTGGTGATCGGCGAGCGTGCGGCCGATCTCATCAAGGCAGATTACGGCATTTGA
- a CDS encoding lysozyme, with protein sequence MAARACNDAGIALIKQFEGAGGWDATAQVFRPYADPIEIWTIGWGHEITVNHEPLKGQACGAQADQLYPGGLCVADATSLLQDDVSATCAEVQGLLKVSVNDNQFAALVSFTYNLGVENLATSTLLKLLNQGDVAGAAQQFKLWDHAGGVVMPGLVKRRQAETNLFLLPVA encoded by the coding sequence ATGGCTGCACGCGCATGCAACGACGCGGGTATCGCGTTGATCAAGCAATTCGAAGGGGCGGGGGGCTGGGATGCCACGGCACAGGTCTTCCGTCCGTATGCCGATCCCATCGAGATCTGGACCATCGGCTGGGGCCACGAAATCACCGTCAACCACGAGCCGCTCAAGGGCCAGGCATGCGGTGCGCAGGCCGATCAGCTCTATCCCGGCGGACTGTGCGTGGCCGACGCCACCAGCCTGTTGCAGGATGATGTGAGCGCGACCTGCGCGGAGGTGCAGGGTTTGCTCAAGGTATCCGTCAACGACAACCAGTTTGCCGCGCTGGTCAGTTTTACCTACAACCTCGGCGTGGAAAATCTTGCGACTTCGACCCTGCTCAAGTTGTTGAACCAGGGCGACGTAGCAGGCGCGGCACAGCAATTCAAGCTGTGGGACCACGCCGGCGGTGTGGTGATGCCGGGGCTGGTCAAGCGCCGCCAGGCGGAGACAAATTTATTTCTTTTGCCGGTGGCATGA
- a CDS encoding DMT family transporter, with protein MSKAASPYGPQFFSNPAMVLALATLCCILWGSSFPAIKSGYDMLGIARHDVPSKLIFAGYRFLLAGVVLLVLAVCMRKPVLRLDRRQFGQLAALGIAQTGLQYVFFYIGLAYTTGVRASILNATTTFFSVLLAHFVYRNDKLSPRKSVGCLLGFAGVLAVNAGGGPLTAPPSLLGEGFIVIAAFVLSAASIYGKYVSNHMDAMVMTGWQLAIGGLALLVGGYVTGGTVGAMTPASTALLVYLALLSAVAFTVWSLLLKYNPVGKISVFAFLVPVFGSALSALFLNETILEWKNLAALLLVCGGIWLVTRTPAPPVAASTAS; from the coding sequence ATGAGCAAAGCAGCATCACCGTACGGCCCACAGTTTTTCTCCAACCCGGCAATGGTGCTGGCTCTGGCTACCCTCTGCTGCATCTTGTGGGGCAGTTCCTTCCCGGCGATCAAGAGCGGATACGACATGCTCGGCATCGCCCGGCACGACGTGCCATCCAAGCTCATTTTTGCCGGCTATCGCTTCCTGCTCGCCGGCGTGGTCCTGCTGGTGCTAGCAGTGTGCATGCGCAAACCCGTGCTGCGGCTGGACCGGCGCCAGTTCGGCCAGCTGGCCGCCCTCGGCATCGCGCAAACCGGACTGCAATATGTGTTCTTCTACATCGGTCTCGCTTACACGACCGGGGTGCGCGCATCGATTCTGAATGCAACCACGACCTTCTTCAGCGTGCTGCTCGCGCACTTTGTGTACCGGAACGACAAGCTGTCGCCGCGCAAGAGCGTGGGTTGCCTGCTGGGCTTTGCCGGCGTGCTGGCGGTCAATGCCGGCGGCGGTCCGCTGACAGCGCCGCCGTCGCTGCTCGGCGAGGGCTTCATTGTCATTGCCGCGTTCGTGCTGTCGGCAGCGTCGATCTACGGCAAATATGTTTCCAACCACATGGATGCGATGGTGATGACCGGCTGGCAACTGGCCATCGGCGGCCTGGCCTTGCTGGTGGGCGGCTACGTGACCGGCGGCACCGTCGGCGCCATGACGCCGGCATCGACCGCGCTGCTGGTGTACCTGGCGCTACTGTCCGCCGTGGCGTTTACCGTGTGGAGCCTGCTCCTTAAATACAACCCGGTGGGCAAAATCAGCGTCTTTGCCTTCCTGGTTCCCGTCTTCGGCTCCGCCCTGTCGGCCCTGTTCCTCAACGAAACCATCCTCGAGTGGAAAAACCTGGCCGCCTTGCTGCTGGTGTGCGGCGGCATATGGCTGGTCACGCGAACACCGGCGCCGCCCGTGGCCGCGTCTACCGCCAGTTAG
- a CDS encoding serine/threonine-protein kinase: protein MISVEISAAVLDRFGDYELRGSLGEGGFGRVYRAWDPALQRTVALKCLKTANHHASPDTLIDEARRAASLRHRAFVKIFAFQECNDIQGIVMELVPGTTLSAHIGSAAPDVELALAIIDQVADAMAEAHGAGLIHGDLKPTNLMLEPSGAVRILDFGLARKVDPLATDLTAGQDDGATVAYTAPERLMGCPLSRGSDIYALGVVLYEFLVGERPFATLNGLALAAAHVHTTSESWPFPASTDRSLVELVRRMTAHDPARRLPTMDAVRERIAVLRSADGAPPAALTLQPALQPASPAITEPSAPQMAQPLSAATSQLLPATTAHHELALAPAPAAPVRPVWQRWRWPTAAILVAGTVAATVLAWPSLPLDRLGVALTPYSEARAMESGLEKLAHGDRDGALEQALLSFNTILERNPNHAGAAAGASIAYSLRYVGDGRDDNWLRFAKAGAQAALRQDDHLALAHVAQAWSLALGGDKEAALAAADRALALDPLDLQALNAKLNILLDLRRYEPLGALLEMARKKLPKQRMFPDIEGTMHYRRGDYARAEQAFRTSLQLEPDGMRAYANLSAALMRQDRLDEALHVLQQGLRVRPSGALYTNLGNALFTRGDYTGAARAFEHAVSSARGSPNDYLKWANLADSLNWIPGRAEEARNAYQRAARLLAPLVERHPANGAYLSRMGLYAARVRDAAALTWIDRSLRQEPDSPDVRFRAAIANELTGRRDQALAHLARARQLGYPLKLLEAEPDLIALRRDPRYTTTIEEKLR, encoded by the coding sequence ATGATTTCGGTAGAAATTTCAGCTGCGGTGTTGGACCGGTTCGGCGACTACGAGCTGCGTGGTAGCCTGGGCGAAGGCGGCTTCGGCCGCGTGTACCGGGCGTGGGACCCGGCGCTGCAACGAACTGTGGCCCTCAAGTGCCTGAAGACGGCCAACCACCACGCCAGCCCCGATACCCTGATCGACGAAGCACGCCGCGCGGCATCGCTGCGGCACCGCGCCTTCGTCAAGATCTTCGCTTTCCAGGAGTGCAACGACATCCAGGGCATCGTGATGGAACTGGTGCCCGGTACCACCCTGAGTGCGCACATCGGCAGCGCGGCGCCCGACGTGGAGTTGGCGCTCGCTATCATCGACCAGGTGGCCGACGCCATGGCCGAAGCGCATGGCGCGGGCCTGATCCACGGCGATCTGAAACCGACCAATCTGATGCTCGAGCCTTCGGGCGCGGTGCGCATCCTCGATTTCGGCCTGGCGCGCAAGGTCGATCCGCTGGCCACCGATCTCACCGCCGGCCAGGACGATGGCGCCACCGTGGCCTATACCGCGCCCGAACGCCTGATGGGCTGCCCGCTCAGCCGCGGCAGCGACATCTATGCACTGGGCGTGGTGCTGTACGAGTTCCTGGTCGGCGAACGGCCGTTCGCCACGCTCAACGGACTGGCCCTGGCCGCCGCCCATGTGCATACCACTTCGGAAAGCTGGCCGTTCCCGGCCAGCACCGACCGTTCGCTGGTCGAACTGGTGCGGCGCATGACGGCGCACGATCCGGCGCGGCGGCTGCCGACAATGGACGCCGTGCGCGAACGCATCGCGGTGCTGCGCAGCGCCGATGGCGCGCCACCGGCAGCGCTGACTTTGCAGCCGGCATTGCAGCCCGCATCGCCGGCGATCACCGAGCCGTCAGCGCCGCAGATGGCGCAGCCGCTGTCTGCCGCCACGTCGCAACTGCTTCCGGCGACCACGGCACATCACGAGCTCGCCCTCGCGCCGGCGCCAGCCGCACCGGTCCGGCCGGTCTGGCAACGTTGGCGCTGGCCGACGGCTGCAATACTGGTGGCTGGCACGGTCGCGGCCACGGTACTGGCCTGGCCATCGCTGCCGCTTGATCGCCTGGGCGTCGCGCTGACGCCCTATTCCGAGGCGCGTGCCATGGAAAGCGGCCTGGAAAAACTGGCCCACGGCGACCGCGATGGTGCGCTGGAGCAAGCGTTACTGAGCTTTAACACCATCCTCGAACGCAATCCGAATCATGCGGGCGCGGCCGCAGGCGCTTCGATCGCCTACAGCCTGCGCTACGTTGGCGACGGCCGCGATGACAACTGGCTGCGCTTTGCCAAAGCCGGCGCGCAGGCCGCGCTCAGGCAGGACGACCACCTGGCGCTGGCGCACGTGGCGCAAGCCTGGTCGCTGGCATTGGGCGGCGACAAGGAAGCGGCACTGGCCGCCGCCGACCGCGCGCTGGCGCTCGATCCCCTCGATCTGCAAGCGCTGAACGCCAAGCTCAATATATTGCTGGACCTGCGACGGTACGAGCCGCTGGGCGCGCTGCTGGAAATGGCCAGGAAAAAGCTGCCGAAGCAACGCATGTTTCCAGACATCGAAGGCACGATGCACTACCGGCGCGGCGACTACGCACGCGCCGAGCAAGCGTTTCGCACCAGCTTGCAACTGGAACCGGACGGCATGCGCGCGTACGCCAACCTCAGCGCAGCACTGATGCGCCAGGACCGCCTTGATGAGGCGCTGCATGTACTGCAACAGGGGCTGCGCGTGCGCCCGAGCGGCGCGCTGTACACCAACCTGGGCAACGCGTTGTTCACGCGCGGCGACTACACCGGGGCGGCGCGCGCTTTCGAACACGCCGTCTCGAGCGCACGTGGCAGTCCCAACGACTACCTGAAATGGGCCAACCTGGCCGATAGCCTGAACTGGATACCAGGCCGTGCGGAAGAAGCGCGCAACGCTTACCAGCGCGCCGCGCGCCTGTTGGCGCCCCTGGTCGAGCGGCATCCCGCCAATGGCGCCTACCTCAGCCGCATGGGCCTGTACGCCGCGCGAGTGAGGGATGCTGCGGCACTGACCTGGATCGACCGCAGCCTGCGCCAGGAACCGGACAGTCCGGATGTGCGCTTCCGCGCCGCCATCGCCAACGAACTCACGGGCCGGCGCGACCAGGCGCTCGCCCATCTCGCCCGTGCCAGGCAATTGGGCTACCCACTCAAGCTGCTCGAGGCGGAGCCCGACCTTATCGCGCTGCGGCGCGATCCCCGTTACACCACCACCATTGAGGAAAAACTACGATGA
- a CDS encoding SDR family oxidoreductase — MNTDFAGKRVLITGGTKGMGAATLALMHERGAAIATTARSPAPHLPAGVHLIQADTGTREGIATVIEQAQRLLGGVDILINNVGGSGAPGGGALALDDDAWQQALNDNLLAAVRLDRALLPAMVAQHYGVIIHISSIQRMLPLYDSTLAYAAAKAALSTYSKGLSKEFGPRGVRINTVSPGFIETAAAQTFIRRLAEHDQVSEEESRQRVMTSLGGIPIGRPGKPEEVAELVAFLASDRAAAIHGAEHVIDGGTVPTV, encoded by the coding sequence ATGAACACCGACTTCGCAGGCAAACGCGTTTTGATCACCGGCGGCACCAAGGGTATGGGTGCGGCCACCCTGGCATTGATGCACGAGCGGGGCGCCGCCATCGCCACCACGGCCCGCTCCCCCGCGCCGCACCTGCCGGCCGGCGTGCACCTGATCCAGGCCGATACCGGTACCCGGGAAGGCATCGCCACCGTCATCGAGCAGGCGCAGCGCCTGCTCGGTGGCGTCGATATCCTGATCAACAACGTCGGTGGTTCCGGTGCGCCCGGGGGCGGCGCGCTGGCGCTCGATGACGATGCCTGGCAGCAGGCGCTCAACGACAACCTGCTGGCGGCAGTGCGGCTCGACCGCGCGCTGTTGCCGGCGATGGTGGCGCAGCACTACGGCGTGATCATCCATATCTCGTCGATCCAGCGCATGCTGCCGCTTTACGACTCCACGCTGGCGTACGCTGCCGCCAAGGCAGCGCTCAGCACTTACAGCAAGGGCTTGTCGAAGGAATTCGGCCCGCGCGGCGTCCGTATCAACACCGTCTCGCCAGGCTTCATCGAGACCGCGGCCGCGCAGACGTTCATCCGCCGGCTGGCCGAGCACGACCAGGTCAGCGAGGAAGAGTCGCGCCAGCGCGTGATGACGTCGCTGGGCGGAATTCCGATCGGCCGCCCCGGCAAGCCGGAAGAGGTGGCCGAACTGGTGGCGTTCCTCGCCTCGGACCGCGCTGCGGCTATCCATGGCGCCGAGCACGTGATCGACGGCGGCACCGTCCCCACCGTTTAA
- a CDS encoding DUF2589 domain-containing protein, with protein MDSNLLSMAQQFSGLPMDALIGGPLNAAARANSAMALTQTKFMLDTCFNLQPVAATAEVKGVPAVVDAHGVVTTAEVVGKPAMAAYNNYSPIMVVMSLTRGVVTPGSPAVLGPDGKTIVVPATATSLQSLTTQFNLPLLTIVPLNSLAVDTVDINFEMEVNSSFSEEQSDQKSSESKGEGSFEAKVGWGPVSVTIRGSASYDSKDSSTHNTHYQKSNSAKYTVAVHAAQLPLPQGVNTIIEAFTQSISPITLDAPAAPKS; from the coding sequence ATGGATTCCAATTTGTTATCGATGGCGCAGCAGTTCTCCGGACTGCCGATGGACGCGCTGATCGGCGGCCCGCTCAATGCCGCCGCCCGGGCCAACTCCGCCATGGCGCTGACCCAGACAAAATTCATGCTCGATACCTGCTTCAACCTGCAGCCGGTCGCGGCCACGGCGGAAGTCAAAGGCGTACCGGCGGTGGTCGATGCCCACGGCGTGGTGACGACGGCGGAAGTGGTCGGCAAACCGGCAATGGCGGCGTACAACAATTACTCGCCGATCATGGTGGTGATGTCGCTCACGCGTGGCGTGGTCACGCCGGGCTCTCCCGCAGTGCTGGGCCCCGACGGAAAAACCATCGTGGTACCCGCCACCGCCACCAGCTTGCAGTCGCTGACCACGCAGTTCAACCTGCCTTTGCTGACCATCGTCCCGCTCAATTCGCTGGCCGTGGACACGGTCGACATCAACTTCGAAATGGAAGTGAACTCGAGCTTCTCCGAAGAACAGTCGGACCAGAAGTCGTCGGAAAGCAAGGGTGAAGGCAGCTTCGAAGCCAAGGTGGGCTGGGGGCCGGTGTCGGTCACCATCCGCGGTAGCGCCAGTTACGATTCGAAAGATTCGTCGACGCATAACACCCACTACCAGAAGAGCAACTCGGCGAAATACACGGTGGCGGTCCACGCGGCCCAGTTGCCGTTGCCGCAGGGCGTGAACACCATCATCGAGGCGTTCACCCAGTCGATCTCGCCGATCACGCTGGATGCGCCTGCTGCGCCCAAATCGTAA
- a CDS encoding DUF2589 domain-containing protein — protein sequence MADSGKKTFKPNFSKELDIEAMISAPLVAASKANAVMVTGQTRFLLEYCFTKDQNDVYAPIMIVMSMTRGVVDEAADDGEPGQVKMVELNFSMPLLCIIPINSLAVDKVSIDFDMEITSTIPKKAVAANGTDNKVTDHRAKLNGKIARSSQGGKGADQRSNLKVSLNASPLPLPTGVLTILDLYTKAIQPVAVPTSAPASASANRNPTISNKS from the coding sequence ATGGCCGACTCCGGAAAAAAAACGTTCAAACCCAACTTCAGCAAGGAACTCGATATCGAAGCCATGATCAGCGCCCCGCTGGTCGCAGCGTCGAAAGCCAACGCGGTGATGGTGACCGGGCAAACCAGGTTCCTGCTGGAGTACTGCTTTACCAAAGACCAGAACGACGTTTATGCGCCGATCATGATCGTGATGTCCATGACCAGGGGCGTGGTCGATGAGGCAGCGGACGATGGCGAGCCGGGCCAGGTGAAGATGGTGGAGCTCAATTTTTCGATGCCGCTGCTGTGCATCATCCCGATCAACTCGCTGGCAGTGGACAAGGTCAGCATCGATTTCGATATGGAAATCACGTCCACGATACCGAAGAAGGCTGTTGCCGCCAACGGCACCGATAACAAGGTAACCGATCACCGCGCCAAATTGAATGGAAAAATCGCACGGTCATCGCAAGGTGGCAAGGGGGCGGACCAGCGCAGCAATTTGAAGGTGAGCCTGAATGCCAGCCCGCTGCCATTACCAACCGGCGTGCTGACCATTCTCGATCTGTACACCAAGGCCATCCAGCCCGTTGCCGTTCCCACTTCCGCTCCCGCTTCCGCGTCGGCTAACAGAAACCCAACTATTTCAAACAAATCATGA
- a CDS encoding DUF2589 domain-containing protein → MISLKSFIAAIHAALVGASDALMDANTKILDKYFIEVPADPATGSQPGDQKTLVPRTVTLEYPHLNEAGQLENLEVAVPLVTLVPFTMAKVETARFTASFEMEIVGGELQLNFPGGQNGGLFKKKPKTGTLDITLSPQETPEGLRLLVEGYEAILKRQIS, encoded by the coding sequence ATGATCAGCCTGAAATCATTCATAGCCGCAATCCACGCAGCCCTGGTCGGTGCGAGCGATGCGCTGATGGATGCGAATACCAAGATCCTCGATAAATATTTCATCGAGGTGCCCGCCGACCCTGCAACAGGCAGCCAGCCGGGCGACCAGAAGACCCTGGTGCCGCGCACGGTCACGCTGGAATATCCGCACCTGAACGAGGCCGGCCAGCTCGAGAACCTGGAAGTGGCGGTCCCGCTGGTCACCCTGGTGCCGTTCACGATGGCCAAGGTGGAAACGGCCAGGTTCACGGCCAGCTTCGAGATGGAAATCGTCGGGGGCGAGTTGCAGTTGAATTTTCCGGGCGGCCAGAACGGGGGGCTGTTCAAAAAGAAGCCCAAGACCGGCACCCTCGACATCACGCTGTCACCGCAGGAAACGCCAGAAGGTTTGCGCCTGCTGGTGGAGGGGTATGAAGCGATCTTGAAACGACAGATATCTTGA
- a CDS encoding sigma 54-interacting transcriptional regulator, with the protein MDQDAEHTLTSLLSSLTGSAQRMLTFTVLWHPELARVGEQAFASPGSRQIALNRFAPLFGRPGGTPLGLGDRRIARDPVMLLRDAADQVTIVTPQSRMSIGVDGETLAGGATLSMAAVERGVVLALGGCVLLCMHWSDQLPRLNSSKTLLGVSGAVLRLHESIRQAAGTLLPVLLLGETGTGKELVAQAIHAGSPRRDRPLVAVNMATLSETLAAADMFGAVKGAYTGADSARRGWFAEAGDGSLFLDEIGDTPGTVQPMLLRVLETGTYRPLGAAADVRSGARVIAATDQDLGHGYNQALLRRLEGFVIHLPPLRARREDIGLLIRHFIMQWENAGNAPAELPTTLIDALCRYDWPGNVRQLAMVVRRALIAAVDGPAPAFEVLVPEVEQPPQPSNVAGRLPVGGVAPDDAVRKVTRRAKLSELDHDAVLAALEDNGWQVGAAALALGVSRPSMYKLIDDHPDIRPAVAIPLAELQSAVGACGDDVVLCAQMLKTPSEALRRHLRGVGLLA; encoded by the coding sequence ATGGACCAGGACGCGGAACACACTCTCACCTCGCTGCTGTCGTCGCTGACGGGCAGTGCGCAGCGCATGCTGACGTTCACGGTGCTGTGGCACCCGGAGCTGGCGCGCGTGGGCGAGCAGGCGTTTGCCAGTCCGGGTTCGCGCCAGATCGCCCTCAACCGTTTCGCGCCGCTGTTCGGCCGTCCCGGCGGCACGCCGCTGGGCCTGGGCGACCGCCGCATCGCCCGTGATCCCGTCATGCTGCTGCGCGACGCCGCCGACCAGGTCACCATCGTCACGCCGCAAAGCCGCATGAGCATCGGTGTCGATGGCGAGACGCTGGCGGGCGGGGCCACGCTTTCAATGGCGGCGGTCGAACGCGGCGTGGTGCTGGCCCTCGGCGGCTGCGTTTTGCTGTGCATGCACTGGAGCGACCAGTTGCCACGCCTGAACAGCAGCAAGACCTTGCTCGGCGTGAGCGGCGCGGTGCTGCGCCTGCACGAATCGATCCGGCAGGCGGCCGGCACCTTGCTGCCCGTACTGCTGCTCGGTGAAACCGGTACCGGCAAGGAACTGGTGGCGCAAGCCATCCACGCCGGCAGTCCGCGCCGCGACCGCCCGCTGGTGGCGGTCAACATGGCCACCTTGAGCGAGACGCTGGCCGCAGCCGACATGTTCGGCGCTGTCAAGGGCGCCTATACCGGCGCCGACAGCGCGCGGCGCGGCTGGTTTGCCGAAGCGGGCGACGGCAGCCTGTTCCTGGACGAAATTGGCGACACCCCCGGCACGGTCCAGCCGATGCTGCTGCGGGTGCTGGAAACCGGCACCTACCGGCCGCTGGGCGCCGCTGCCGACGTCAGGAGCGGTGCGCGCGTGATCGCCGCCACCGACCAGGACCTCGGACACGGATACAACCAGGCGCTGTTGCGCCGCCTCGAGGGGTTCGTGATCCACCTGCCGCCGTTGCGGGCGCGGCGCGAAGATATCGGCCTGCTGATCCGCCACTTCATCATGCAGTGGGAAAACGCCGGCAACGCGCCGGCGGAGCTGCCGACCACGCTGATCGACGCGCTGTGCCGCTACGATTGGCCCGGCAATGTGCGCCAACTGGCGATGGTGGTGCGGCGGGCGCTGATTGCGGCCGTGGACGGGCCTGCCCCCGCGTTCGAGGTATTGGTGCCGGAAGTGGAGCAGCCGCCACAGCCTTCGAATGTCGCCGGGCGTCTGCCAGTCGGTGGCGTAGCGCCCGACGATGCGGTGCGCAAGGTCACGCGGCGCGCCAAGCTGTCCGAGCTCGATCACGATGCCGTACTCGCTGCGCTGGAAGATAATGGCTGGCAGGTGGGCGCGGCGGCGCTGGCGCTGGGCGTGTCGCGGCCGTCCATGTACAAGTTGATCGACGATCATCCGGACATTCGCCCGGCGGTGGCGATTCCGCTGGCCGAACTGCAAAGCGCGGTCGGCGCCTGCGGCGACGACGTGGTGCTGTGCGCGCAGATGCTGAAAACGCCGAGTGAAGCATTGAGGCGGCACCTGCGCGGGGTAGGGCTGCTCGCTTAG